A single genomic interval of Pyrus communis chromosome 5, drPyrComm1.1, whole genome shotgun sequence harbors:
- the LOC137733570 gene encoding uncharacterized protein, translated as MEKKQVGELVSVTFTWRIEKFSRLRPQKHYSEGFAVGDFKWQIVVYPKGSSGNPGKHDLSIYLNVADATTLSSGWSRYAQFTLTVVNQLDSDKSITFETKHVFSASKSDWGFTSFMPLSELSDCTEGFLVNDACVLEAEVAVSQVDYTSASEVHETWFFTPIKPSENENERQGHSNVDAVQFPHVLAFLDSPSSAQKQTIADSLQAPIFSKALTTSSSYQVLAFQEEPSSEQYCPEPNDSPAESPIVKEHELAHSTPLGELMDFRGLGKIDKDYVPFLEEVCLLHPSLIECQRKKSRVFTEWAFTALGRLLHFLKTTKGKDMIEDPCEEHLQLLWEELGTFKFDLAWLEPHVQSALGMKKFVERERHVTELRNNVDAWDIEIKRLKAWLTVAEVEFVVAKTDMGEAEESFVAINMDSELGYSGRH; from the exons atggagAAAAAGCAAGTTGGGGAGCTTGTATCTGTAACCTTCACATGGAGGATTGAAAAATTCTCAAGGTTGAGACCCCAGAAGCATTACTCTGAGGGTTTCGCCGTCGGTGATTTTAAATG GCAGATCGTTGTATATCCAAAGGGAAGCAGTGGAAATCCCGGAAAGCACGACCTGTCGATATATTTGAATGTCGCAGATGCTACAACATTGTCATCTGGGTGGAGCAGATATGCCCAATTCACCTTGACCGTCGTCAATCAACTTGACAGTGATAAGTCCATAACATTTG AAACTAAACATGTGTTCAGCGCAAGTAAAAGTGATTGGGGCTTCACATCATTCATGCCTCTAAGTGAACTTTCTGATTGCACCGAAGGGTTTCTTGTGAATGATGCATGTGTTCTGGAAGCCGAGGTTGCTGTAAGTCAGGTTGACTACACGAGTGCTTCTGAAGTCCATGAAACTTGGTTTTTTACACCTATAAAACCCTCAGAGAACGAAAATGAAAGGCAAGGACATTCAAATGTGGACGCTGTGCAATTTCCACATGTGCTTGCTTTTCTGGATTCACCAAGTTCTGCACAAAAGCAAACAATTGCTGATTCGttgcaagctccaatcttttcaaaagcacttacgACATCCAGTTCTTATCAAGTGCTTGCTTTCCAGGAAGAACCAAGCTCTGAACAATATTGCCCTGAGCCCAACGATAGCCCTGCTGAATCTCCCATAGTCAAGGAACATGAGCTAGCACACTCCACCCCACTTGGTGAGCTCATGGATTTCCGGGGTTTAGGGAAAATAGACAAAGATTATGTTCCATTTCTAGAGGAAGTCTGTTTGTTGCATCCTTCATTGATCGAgtgccaaaggaagaaaagtcgTGTGTTTACTGAATGGGCATTCACAGCTTTGGGTAGACTCCTGCACTTTTTGAAGACTACAAAGGGTAAGGATATGATCGAGGATCCCTGTGAGGAGCACCTTCAACTTTTATGGGAGGAGCTCGGAACCTTCAAATTTGACTTGGCTTGGTTGGAGCCTCATGTTCAGTCTGCTTTGGGTATGAAGAAGTTTGTGGAAAGGGAACGACATGTAACGGAGCTGAGAAATAATGTGGATGCTTGGGATATTGAGATCAAGAGGTTGAAGGCTTGGCTAACTGTTGCGGAGGTAGAATTTGTGGTTGCGAAAACAGACATGGGAGAGGCAGAAGAAAGCTTTGTTGCAATAAATATGGATAGTGAGCTCGGTTATAGCGGGAGGCATTAG
- the LOC137735653 gene encoding uncharacterized protein: protein MEKKQVGELVSVMFTWKIEKFSRLRSQKHYSDGFNVGDFEWQIVVYPKGSSGIPGTQDLSIYLKAADASVLPSGWSKYAQFTLTVVNQVKYDKSITVETKHVFCASKRDWGFTSFMPLSEHCDVAQGFIVSDTCVLEAEVAVSQVDYMAKVQETWFCPPIKPSHHEDGRQGYSDVEAVQLTAPISEQVLAFQDAPSSEQKQTNAYFEQVLISSVAVTTPSSAQVLALWDGPSDGQIWTGGDDSPVGSPIGMEREQKTSAPVGDLMDFRGLGKIDKAFVPFREEVCLLHPSLIECQRKRSPMFTEWAFTALGRLLHFLKTNKGTDINKDACEHLRLLWEELESFRFDLAWLEPHVQSALGMKKFVERELEVKELRNSMDALEIEVKRLKARLNLAELDFEDAKRDMGEAKESFVEINMDSELGYGGRR, encoded by the exons ATGGAGAAAAAACAAGTTGGGGAGCTTGTATCGGTGATGTTCACATGGAAGATTGAGAAATTCTCTAGGTTGAGATCCCAGAAACATTACTCCGATGGTTTTAATGTCGGTGACTTTGAATG GCAAATTGTCGTATATCCGAAGGGCAGCAGCGGAATCCCTGGAACGCAAGACCTGTCGATATATTTGAAAGCTGCGGATGCTTCAGTGTTGCCATCTGGGTGGAGTAAATATGCCCAATTCACCTTGACTGTCGTCAACCAAGTCAAATATGATAAGTCCATAACAGTTG AAACTAAACATGTGTTCTGCGCAAGTAAAAGAGATTGGGGCTTCACATCATTCATGCCTCTAAGTGAGCATTGTGATGTCGCCCAAGGGTTTATTGTGAGTGATACATGTGTTCTTGAAGCTGAGGTTGCTGTCAGTCAGGTTGACTATATGGCCAAAGTCCAGGAAACTTGGTTTTGTCCTCCTATAAAGCCCTCACACCATGAAGATGGAAGGCAAGGGTATTCAGATGTGGAAGCTGTACAACTTACAGCGCCTATTTCTGAACAGGTGCTTGCTTTTCAGGATGCACCAAGTTCTgaacaaaagcaaacaaatgcTTATTTTGAGCAAGTTCTAATCTCTTCAGTAGCAGTTACGACACCTAGTTCTGCTCAAGTGCTGGCCTTGTGGGACGGACCAAGTGATGGACAAATTTGGACTGGGGGTGATGATAGCCCTGTTGGATCTCCCATAGGCATGGAACGTGAGCAAAAAACCTCTGCCCCAGTTGGCGACCTCATGGATTTCAGGGGTTTAGGGAAAATAGACAAAGCTTTTGTTCCATTCCGGGAGGAAGTCTGTTTGTTGCATCCTTCATTGATCGAGTGCCAAAGGAAGAGGAGTCCTATGTTTACTGAATGGGCATTCACAGCTTTGGGTAGACTCCTGCATTTTCTAAAGACTAACAAGGGTACAGATATTAACAAGGATGCTTGTGAGCACCTTCGACTTTTATGGGAGGAGCTTGAGTCCTTCAGATTTGACTTGGCTTGGTTGGAGCCTCATGTTCAGTCCGCATTGGGTATGAAGAAGTTTGTGGAAAGGGAACTAGAGGTAAAAGAGCTGAGAAATAGTATGGATGCTTTggagattgaagtcaagagGTTGAAGGCTAGGCTAAATTTGGCAGAGTTAGATTTTGAGGATGCGAAAAGAGACATGGGAGAGGCCAAAGAAAGCTTTGTTGAAATAAATATGGATAGTGAGCTTGGTTATGGTGGGAGGCGTTAG